Proteins from a genomic interval of Caulobacter sp. SL161:
- a CDS encoding NtrZ family periplasmic regulatory protein — protein sequence MVATRFILAGTAALILTGSAATAFAQAKPHAVAPDFTVKNDFTSAAAGVQYPRDDKRTLRWDAKKGRWGLKLDLDQPSSREMELQDVKAGAYFKVTPSIRVGGAVSLGETNPALAARKAQQADPAPRVRLETAFKF from the coding sequence ATGGTCGCGACGCGTTTCATCTTGGCGGGGACTGCCGCACTGATCCTAACGGGATCGGCCGCGACGGCGTTCGCTCAGGCCAAGCCCCACGCGGTTGCTCCCGACTTCACCGTCAAGAACGACTTCACCAGCGCCGCCGCGGGCGTTCAGTATCCGCGCGATGACAAGCGCACCCTGCGCTGGGACGCCAAGAAGGGCCGTTGGGGCCTGAAGCTGGACCTTGACCAGCCCTCCAGCCGCGAAATGGAACTGCAGGACGTCAAGGCGGGCGCCTATTTCAAGGTTACGCCTTCGATCCGCGTTGGCGGCGCCGTCAGCCTGGGCGAAACAAACCCCGCTCTGGCCGCTCGCAAGGCTCAGCAGGCTGATCCCGCGCCGCGCGTGCGCCTGGAAACCGCCTTCAAGTTCTAA
- a CDS encoding DUF3576 domain-containing protein — protein sequence MERGTMAFERGSVMRGVAAGVLALSMLGVTACASNKAPKTFSAQDEKAGFNPFKRLGGGEKAPATEGSIGVNGYLWRASLDTLAFMPLASADPYGGVIVTDWYVNPETPAERFKATVYILDTRLRADGLNVAVFKQSKDINGAWVDAPVSDQTAADIENAILTRARQLRLSNIKG from the coding sequence TTGGAGCGAGGTACTATGGCGTTTGAGCGTGGGTCTGTGATGCGCGGCGTCGCCGCGGGCGTCCTGGCTCTGTCGATGCTGGGCGTGACGGCGTGCGCCAGCAACAAGGCCCCCAAAACCTTCTCCGCACAGGACGAGAAAGCGGGCTTCAATCCGTTTAAGCGTCTGGGCGGCGGCGAAAAGGCGCCGGCCACCGAAGGCTCGATCGGCGTGAACGGCTATCTGTGGCGCGCCAGCCTGGACACCCTGGCGTTCATGCCTCTGGCCTCGGCTGATCCCTACGGCGGCGTGATCGTCACCGACTGGTATGTGAATCCGGAGACCCCGGCCGAGCGGTTCAAGGCCACGGTCTACATCCTGGACACCCGCCTGCGCGCCGATGGCCTGAATGTCGCCGTGTTCAAGCAGTCCAAGGATATCAACGGCGCCTGGGTCGACGCCCCGGTGTCTGACCAGACCGCCGCCGATATCGAGAACGCGATCCTGACGCGCGCGCGCCAGCTTCGACTTTCGAACATCAAGGGCTAG
- the leuS gene encoding leucine--tRNA ligase — MARYNPKDTEPKWREAWAKADVFKTGEINDGRPKYYVLEMFPYPSGRIHMGHVRNYAMGDVVARYKRAQGFNVLHPMGWDAFGMPAENAAMERGVHPKGWTYDNIAAMREQLKSLGISVDWSREFATCDPEYYGKQQAWFLRLLKRGLVYRKEASVNWDPVDMTVLANEQVIDGKGWRSGAVVEKRKLTQWFLRITDYADALIDGLKTLDRWPDKVRLMQENWIGRSKGLRFKFQFDGEAPDGLAEGLEVYTTRPDTLFGASFVGIAPEHPLAEQLAVENPQIQQFIADCRKGGTSEAEIESAEKLGYDTGLRVKHPLDPSITLPVWIANFILMDYGTGAIFACPAHDQRDLDFARKYDLPVLPVVLPNGEDPATFTVGKEAYVGPGKIFNSQFLDGLDVEAAKAEAIARIEAANQGQGATVYRLRDWGVSRQRYWGCPIPVIHCQSCGVVPVPEDQLPVALPEDVTFDKPGNPLLRHPTWRHTTCPTCGGAAERETDTLDTFIDSSWYFARFADTKAAEPVGKAAADYWLPVDQYIGGVEHAILHLLYARFITRALKDEGLVSVEEPFAGLFTQGMVTHEAYKNEAGEWVEPSDVVITTEGNTRTARHAKTGAPIIIGDIEKMSKSKKNVVAPEDIFEAYGVDAARLFVMSDSPPERDVQWTNSGVEGSWRFTHRLWNEFDSQPAGDFAHDDSDEAALALRKAAHKLIGFVTDSIEGFRFNSGVARLYEFLNALKAAPAEGASQAVLAARAEALNILARLVAPFTPHLAEEAWARMGGEGMVVDAPWPKADPALAADDERVLPIQINGKRRGEIKVKAGAPDDEVQKIALADPNVMAHLEGLTVRKVIVVKDRIVNIVAN; from the coding sequence ATGGCCCGCTACAATCCCAAAGACACCGAACCCAAGTGGCGTGAAGCCTGGGCGAAGGCCGACGTCTTCAAGACCGGCGAGATCAACGACGGCCGGCCGAAATACTACGTCCTCGAGATGTTCCCGTATCCGTCGGGCCGCATCCACATGGGCCACGTCCGCAACTACGCGATGGGCGACGTCGTGGCGCGCTACAAGCGCGCCCAGGGCTTCAACGTCCTGCATCCGATGGGGTGGGACGCCTTCGGGATGCCGGCGGAGAACGCCGCGATGGAGCGCGGCGTCCACCCCAAGGGCTGGACCTACGACAACATCGCCGCCATGCGCGAGCAACTGAAGTCGCTGGGCATTTCGGTCGACTGGTCGCGCGAGTTCGCCACCTGCGACCCGGAATACTACGGCAAGCAGCAGGCCTGGTTCCTGCGTCTGCTCAAGCGCGGTCTGGTCTATCGCAAGGAAGCCTCGGTCAACTGGGACCCGGTCGACATGACCGTGCTGGCCAACGAGCAGGTCATCGACGGCAAGGGCTGGCGCTCGGGCGCTGTCGTCGAGAAGCGCAAGCTGACCCAGTGGTTCCTGCGCATCACCGACTACGCTGACGCCCTGATCGACGGTCTGAAGACCCTGGACCGCTGGCCCGACAAAGTTCGCCTGATGCAGGAGAACTGGATCGGCCGCTCCAAGGGCCTGCGCTTCAAGTTCCAATTTGACGGTGAGGCGCCCGACGGCCTGGCCGAAGGGCTGGAAGTGTATACCACCCGCCCCGACACCCTGTTCGGCGCCAGCTTCGTCGGCATCGCGCCCGAACACCCGCTGGCCGAGCAGCTGGCGGTCGAGAACCCGCAGATTCAGCAGTTCATCGCTGACTGCCGCAAGGGCGGCACCTCGGAAGCCGAGATCGAGAGCGCCGAAAAGCTGGGCTACGACACGGGCCTGCGCGTCAAGCACCCGCTGGACCCGTCGATCACCCTGCCCGTCTGGATCGCCAACTTCATCCTGATGGATTACGGCACGGGCGCGATCTTCGCCTGCCCCGCTCACGACCAGCGCGACCTGGATTTCGCCCGCAAGTACGACCTGCCCGTCCTGCCCGTGGTGCTGCCGAACGGCGAGGATCCAGCGACCTTCACGGTCGGCAAGGAGGCCTATGTCGGTCCCGGCAAGATCTTCAACTCGCAGTTCCTGGACGGGCTGGACGTCGAAGCCGCCAAGGCCGAGGCCATCGCGCGCATCGAGGCGGCGAACCAGGGCCAGGGCGCGACCGTCTATCGCCTGCGCGACTGGGGCGTCTCGCGCCAGCGCTATTGGGGCTGCCCGATCCCGGTGATCCACTGCCAAAGCTGCGGCGTGGTCCCGGTTCCGGAAGACCAGCTGCCGGTCGCCCTGCCCGAGGACGTCACCTTCGACAAGCCCGGCAACCCGCTGCTGCGTCACCCGACCTGGCGTCACACGACCTGCCCGACCTGCGGCGGCGCGGCCGAGCGTGAAACCGACACGCTGGATACGTTCATCGACTCCAGCTGGTACTTCGCCCGCTTCGCCGACACCAAGGCCGCCGAGCCGGTCGGCAAGGCCGCAGCCGACTACTGGCTGCCGGTCGACCAGTATATCGGCGGCGTCGAGCACGCGATCCTGCACCTGCTGTACGCCCGCTTCATCACCCGCGCCCTCAAGGACGAGGGCCTGGTCTCGGTCGAGGAGCCGTTCGCGGGCCTGTTCACCCAAGGCATGGTCACCCACGAGGCCTACAAGAACGAGGCTGGCGAGTGGGTCGAGCCCTCGGACGTGGTGATTACCACCGAGGGCAATACGCGCACGGCCAGGCACGCCAAGACGGGTGCGCCGATCATCATCGGCGACATCGAGAAGATGTCGAAGTCCAAGAAGAACGTCGTCGCGCCCGAGGACATCTTCGAAGCCTACGGCGTCGACGCTGCGCGCCTGTTCGTGATGTCCGACAGTCCGCCCGAGCGCGACGTCCAGTGGACCAACTCTGGCGTCGAGGGCTCCTGGCGCTTTACGCACCGCCTGTGGAATGAGTTCGACAGCCAGCCGGCCGGCGACTTCGCCCATGACGACAGCGACGAGGCCGCCCTGGCCCTGCGCAAGGCCGCCCACAAGCTGATCGGCTTCGTCACCGACAGCATCGAGGGCTTCCGCTTCAACAGCGGCGTGGCGCGTCTGTACGAGTTCCTGAACGCCCTGAAGGCGGCTCCGGCGGAAGGCGCGTCGCAAGCCGTTCTGGCCGCCCGCGCCGAGGCGCTGAACATCCTTGCCCGCCTGGTCGCCCCGTTCACGCCGCACCTGGCCGAGGAAGCCTGGGCGCGCATGGGTGGGGAAGGCATGGTCGTCGACGCCCCCTGGCCGAAGGCCGATCCTGCCCTGGCCGCCGACGACGAGCGCGTCCTGCCGATCCAGATCAACGGCAAACGCCGCGGCGAGATCAAGGTCAAGGCGGGCGCACCGGACGACGAGGTTCAGAAAATCGCTCTGGCGGATCCGAACGTGATGGCTCACCTTGAGGGCCTGACGGTCCGCAAGGTGATCGTGGTCAAGGACCGTATCGTCAACATCGTGGCCAACTGA
- the lptE gene encoding LPS assembly lipoprotein LptE: MKRTLAAAVLAFSTITLTACAGFTPLYGRAGVESGLSSIETVAAEGRGGYLLREQLDDALAHRQGSPAAYKLYLSVNEQRFARGVRLDNVANRFELRMSVDWRLLDAKNGAEVHKGRTDVSVTYDSADQPYAAIAAQQDGQERAAAEAARKIQLDLATWLAGKKPA; this comes from the coding sequence ATGAAGCGCACCCTGGCGGCCGCCGTCCTGGCCTTTTCGACGATCACGCTCACGGCGTGCGCAGGTTTCACGCCCCTGTACGGCCGTGCAGGGGTGGAGAGCGGCCTCTCGAGCATCGAGACCGTCGCCGCCGAAGGGCGTGGCGGCTACCTGCTTCGCGAGCAGCTCGACGACGCCTTGGCGCATCGCCAAGGCTCGCCCGCCGCCTACAAGCTCTATCTGTCGGTCAACGAGCAGCGCTTCGCCCGGGGCGTCCGCCTCGACAACGTCGCCAACCGCTTCGAACTGCGGATGAGCGTCGACTGGCGCCTTCTGGACGCCAAGAACGGGGCCGAGGTCCACAAGGGGCGGACCGACGTCTCGGTGACCTACGATTCCGCCGACCAGCCCTACGCCGCCATCGCCGCGCAGCAGGATGGTCAAGAACGCGCCGCCGCAGAGGCCGCGCGCAAGATTCAGCTGGACCTCGCCACCTGGCTGGCGGGCAAGAAGCCGGCCTGA
- the holA gene encoding DNA polymerase III subunit delta, translating into MILSKRPDVERFLKEPTPDIRAVVIYGKDRGVVRDRANALARRVVERPDDPFDTAQLTDGDLDADPAKLEDELSAMSLMGGRRLVRLRLSSDKAGPDKQAAEALTRHVEGQLNPGAFFLVEAGALGRDSQLRKVGEKANGCAVIPCYEDEAGDLARLTRDTLANDKVSLNSEALELFVSRLPKERGVARAEIERLALYLGPGSGINATAADLTDFLGVEPEASLSDAAADAFGGKVGAAQQALRRAAAEGEGGPAAVRAMGYYLGRLRRVLTLHKNGVDLQAAAKAAGVFWKQEREFLRQARAWNLEAILEIQGEILTADRACKTSGSPDQLIAERLALMIAGRARRLGL; encoded by the coding sequence ATGATCCTGTCCAAGCGTCCGGACGTCGAACGCTTCCTCAAGGAGCCGACCCCGGACATCCGGGCCGTAGTGATCTACGGCAAGGACCGGGGCGTTGTGCGGGACCGGGCCAATGCGCTGGCCCGGCGCGTGGTCGAGCGCCCGGATGATCCCTTCGATACGGCGCAACTGACCGACGGCGATCTCGACGCCGACCCGGCCAAGCTTGAGGACGAACTGTCGGCGATGTCGCTAATGGGGGGGCGGCGCCTGGTGCGCCTGCGACTGTCCAGCGACAAGGCTGGCCCCGACAAGCAGGCCGCCGAAGCCCTGACCCGCCATGTCGAGGGTCAACTCAATCCGGGCGCCTTCTTTCTGGTCGAGGCCGGCGCGCTGGGCCGAGACTCACAGCTTCGCAAGGTCGGCGAGAAGGCCAACGGCTGCGCCGTCATCCCCTGTTACGAGGACGAGGCCGGGGACCTGGCCCGCCTGACGCGCGACACCCTGGCCAACGACAAGGTCAGCCTGAACAGCGAGGCGCTGGAACTCTTCGTTTCGCGCCTGCCCAAGGAACGGGGCGTGGCCCGCGCCGAGATCGAACGGCTGGCCCTCTACCTCGGCCCGGGCAGCGGTATCAACGCCACCGCCGCAGACCTGACCGACTTCCTGGGAGTCGAACCCGAGGCCTCCCTCAGTGACGCCGCTGCCGATGCGTTCGGCGGAAAGGTGGGCGCCGCCCAGCAGGCGCTTCGCCGCGCCGCCGCCGAGGGGGAAGGCGGACCGGCCGCTGTCAGGGCGATGGGCTACTATCTCGGTCGTCTGCGTCGCGTCCTGACCCTGCACAAGAACGGCGTCGACCTGCAAGCCGCGGCCAAGGCCGCCGGCGTGTTCTGGAAGCAGGAGCGAGAATTCCTCCGTCAGGCGCGAGCCTGGAACCTGGAGGCCATTCTCGAGATCCAGGGCGAGATCCTGACCGCCGACCGAGCCTGCAAGACGTCGGGCTCCCCCGATCAACTGATCGCCGAACGTTTGGCCCTGATGATAGCCGGCCGCGCCCGCCGACTGGGCCTGTAG